In one window of Streptomyces sp. NBC_01224 DNA:
- a CDS encoding DUF3151 domain-containing protein codes for MSIHENLLGGPPPTHLPDDPEPRELLASGTAPADVAAKYPTSSLAWAQLADEAFEGGRVIESYAYARTGYHRGLDALRRAGWKGHGPVPFEHEPNRGFLRALHALARAAQAIGEQEEYERCSTFLRDSSPTAAETLG; via the coding sequence ATGTCGATCCACGAGAACCTGCTCGGGGGGCCTCCCCCGACCCACCTGCCCGACGACCCGGAGCCGCGCGAGCTGCTCGCGAGCGGCACGGCCCCCGCCGACGTCGCCGCGAAGTACCCGACCTCCTCCCTGGCCTGGGCACAGCTCGCCGACGAGGCGTTCGAGGGCGGCCGCGTCATCGAGTCGTACGCCTACGCCCGCACCGGCTACCACCGCGGCCTCGACGCGCTGCGCAGGGCCGGCTGGAAGGGCCACGGCCCCGTACCGTTCGAGCACGAGCCGAACCGCGGCTTCCTGCGCGCCCTGCACGCCCTGGCGCGGGCCGCCCAGGCGATCGGTGAGCAGGAGGAGTACGAGCGCTGCTCGACGTTCCTGCGCGACTCCTCGCCGACCGCCGCCGAGACCCTCGGCTAG
- a CDS encoding tryptophan 2,3-dioxygenase family protein, protein MSTIHPDPEATGAQTPHLDFAGTTPYEDYVQADVLTHLQHLRSDDPGEMVFLVTTQVMELWFTVIVHEWETAAHALREDRLPVARDALKRSVRELEALNASWTPLAQLTPAQFNSYRAALGEGSGFQSAMYRRMEFLLGDKSASMLVPHRGAPRVHAELEKALGEPSLYDETLALLARRGHAVPQAVLGRDLTQKYEPSPEVEAVWAEIYANPDQHDELVRLGEALTDVGELVWRWRNDHLVATRRAMGSKTGTGGSAGVAWLEKRATKNVFPELWTARSHV, encoded by the coding sequence ATGTCGACGATCCACCCCGACCCCGAAGCCACCGGTGCGCAGACCCCGCACCTCGACTTCGCGGGAACGACTCCGTACGAGGACTATGTCCAGGCGGATGTCCTGACCCATCTCCAGCACCTTCGCTCCGACGATCCGGGCGAAATGGTCTTCCTGGTCACCACCCAGGTCATGGAACTGTGGTTCACCGTCATCGTCCACGAGTGGGAGACCGCCGCGCACGCCCTGCGCGAGGACCGGCTGCCCGTCGCACGCGACGCGCTCAAGCGGTCGGTGCGGGAACTGGAGGCGCTCAACGCCTCCTGGACGCCGCTCGCCCAGCTCACCCCCGCCCAGTTCAACTCCTACCGCGCCGCCCTCGGTGAGGGATCCGGCTTCCAGTCGGCGATGTACCGGCGGATGGAGTTCCTGCTCGGCGACAAGTCCGCGTCCATGCTGGTGCCGCACCGGGGCGCGCCCCGCGTCCACGCCGAGCTGGAGAAGGCGCTCGGCGAACCGAGTCTGTACGACGAGACGCTCGCCCTGCTCGCCCGGCGCGGCCACGCCGTACCGCAGGCCGTGCTCGGCCGGGACCTGACGCAGAAGTACGAGCCGTCCCCCGAGGTCGAGGCCGTCTGGGCGGAGATCTACGCCAACCCCGACCAGCACGACGAGCTGGTCCGGCTCGGCGAGGCGCTCACCGACGTCGGTGAACTGGTGTGGCGCTGGCGCAACGACCATCTCGTCGCCACCCGTCGCGCGATGGGTTCGAAGACCGGTACCGGCGGTTCCGCGGGGGTCGCGTGGCTGGAGAAACGGGCCACGAAGAACGTCTTCCCCGAGCTGTGGACGGCGCGCAGCCATGTCTGA
- the kynU gene encoding kynureninase → MSETFAARAAALDAADRLADLRKLFTLDDTVYLDGNSLGALPAHVPARVQEVLTREWGELRIRSWDESGWWTAPERIGDRIAPLVGAAAGQIVVGDSTSVNVFKAVVAASRLAPEGRDEILVDATTFPTDGYIAASAARMTGHRLVPVAPAEVPDALGPRTAAVLLNHVDYRTGRLHDLPGLTAAVHAAGGLAVWDLCHSAGALPVGLDAHGVDLAVGCTYKYLNGGPGSPAYLYVAERHQTAFDSPLPGWTSHADPFGMTPGYAPADGAVRGRVGTPDILSMLALEASLDVWNGVSIEAVRAKSLALTDFFLECVAAYVPEGRVTSVTPAAHAERGSQVALRCEEAEPVMSALIARGVVGDLRRPDVLRFGFTPLYVGFADVERAARVLGEVLKP, encoded by the coding sequence ATGTCTGAGACCTTCGCCGCGCGGGCCGCGGCACTCGATGCCGCCGACCGGCTCGCCGATCTGCGCAAGCTGTTCACCCTCGACGACACCGTCTACCTCGACGGCAACTCGCTCGGTGCGCTGCCCGCTCACGTACCCGCCCGGGTGCAGGAGGTCCTCACCCGCGAGTGGGGCGAGCTGCGCATCCGGTCCTGGGACGAGAGCGGCTGGTGGACCGCGCCCGAGCGGATCGGCGACCGCATCGCCCCGCTCGTCGGGGCCGCCGCCGGGCAGATCGTCGTCGGCGATTCGACCAGTGTGAACGTCTTCAAGGCCGTCGTCGCCGCGAGCCGGCTGGCGCCGGAGGGCCGCGACGAGATCCTCGTCGACGCGACGACATTTCCCACGGACGGATACATCGCCGCATCCGCGGCCCGGATGACCGGCCACCGGCTCGTCCCGGTCGCCCCCGCCGAGGTGCCGGACGCCCTCGGCCCCCGTACCGCGGCCGTCCTGCTCAACCATGTCGACTACCGCACCGGCAGGCTCCACGACCTGCCCGGACTCACCGCGGCCGTGCACGCGGCTGGCGGTCTCGCCGTCTGGGACCTGTGCCACAGCGCGGGCGCCCTGCCCGTCGGCCTCGACGCGCACGGCGTGGACCTCGCGGTCGGCTGCACGTACAAGTACCTGAACGGCGGCCCCGGTTCGCCCGCCTACCTGTACGTCGCCGAGCGCCACCAGACAGCCTTCGACTCGCCCCTGCCGGGGTGGACGTCGCACGCCGACCCGTTCGGCATGACACCGGGGTACGCCCCGGCGGACGGTGCCGTACGGGGCCGGGTCGGCACCCCCGACATCCTCTCCATGCTGGCGCTCGAAGCGTCGTTGGACGTGTGGAACGGGGTGTCGATCGAGGCGGTACGGGCCAAGTCCCTGGCGCTGACGGACTTCTTCCTGGAGTGCGTCGCCGCGTATGTGCCAGAGGGCCGGGTCACCTCCGTCACCCCGGCCGCGCACGCGGAGCGCGGCAGCCAGGTCGCGCTGCGGTGCGAGGAGGCGGAACCGGTGATGAGCGCGCTCATCGCGCGGGGCGTCGTCGGGGATCTGCGGCGGCCGGACGTGCTGCGGTTCGGGTTCACGCCGCTGTACGTGGGGTTCGCGGACGTGGAGCGGGCGGCGCGAGTACTGGGTGAGGTGCTGAAGCCCTAG
- a CDS encoding alpha/beta hydrolase family protein, which translates to MSDSAARDRDAAETESALSHPPVAPDASAPYGNHPDQVIDFYAPRDGRTGAPVVVVLHGGAWRAPYDRQHVSPFADFLARRGFAVASVEYRRGSEIPQQRGSGPVAGRWPETFDDVAAAMDALPALLARELPQADARRIVVTGHSAGGQLALWAAARHVLPEGSPWRLPAPPPLRGVVALAPIADFATAVELNVCSGAVGQFLGREEDFEERAPHADPAVLLPTGIATTVVQGTTDVDVPQAVSEAFVDAAATAGETVGLTLLPDVGHYPLIDPASDACAVVAEELTQLAW; encoded by the coding sequence ATGTCGGATTCTGCCGCGCGTGATCGTGACGCAGCCGAGACCGAGTCGGCACTCTCGCATCCACCGGTCGCCCCCGATGCATCGGCCCCCTACGGCAACCACCCCGACCAGGTGATCGACTTCTACGCCCCGCGCGACGGCCGGACCGGTGCGCCCGTCGTGGTCGTCCTGCACGGCGGGGCGTGGCGAGCGCCGTACGACCGGCAGCATGTGTCGCCGTTCGCGGACTTCCTGGCCCGGCGCGGTTTCGCCGTCGCCAGCGTCGAGTACCGGCGCGGCAGCGAGATCCCGCAGCAGCGGGGTTCCGGTCCGGTCGCGGGCCGTTGGCCGGAGACCTTCGACGACGTCGCCGCGGCGATGGACGCACTGCCGGCCCTGCTGGCCAGGGAACTTCCGCAGGCCGACGCCCGGCGGATCGTCGTCACCGGGCACTCCGCCGGCGGGCAGCTCGCCCTGTGGGCCGCCGCCCGGCACGTACTGCCCGAGGGCTCGCCGTGGCGGCTGCCGGCGCCTCCGCCGCTGCGGGGCGTCGTCGCCCTCGCGCCGATCGCCGACTTCGCCACGGCCGTCGAGCTGAATGTGTGCTCGGGGGCGGTCGGTCAATTCCTCGGCCGCGAGGAGGACTTCGAGGAGCGGGCCCCGCACGCCGACCCGGCCGTGCTGCTGCCCACCGGGATCGCGACCACGGTGGTGCAGGGCACCACCGACGTCGATGTGCCGCAGGCCGTCTCGGAGGCGTTCGTCGACGCGGCGGCGACGGCGGGGGAGACGGTGGGCCTGACCCTGCTGCCCGATGTCGGTCACTACCCGCTGATCGACCCGGCCAGCGACGCGTGCGCGGTGGTGGCGGAGGAGCTCACCCAGCTCGCCTGGTGA
- a CDS encoding sensor histidine kinase, producing the protein MTKTKSRSPEIRLAAGALGGLRQDLFRNAFEYRPLERMRTDGPLLRQLPERMRERAAWTPHALVGAAALLTAFIGLVSADSFGLRSVVELVLIVLLPVGSVLMTLVRPVGAFWISMALTPFAAVVSGSYWPWAPSTFLSHLTVLVVVAARTRPRTAAWMWGFTVVFGAVLENFGGWYRSSTTSTFAMASAFALLVVAVVQIRRDAEREVTVQRTVTAVERDRRTLLEERTTIARELHDVVAHHMSVVAIQAEAAPYRVENPPPELEQAFVTIRENAVAALTELRRVLGVVRAEDYQAPDAPQPTLAQLDGLLANVREAGLETEKTVTGAVRELPQGVELSAYRIIQEALSNTLRHAPGATAKVEIGYVLGGLGLRVVNGAPTGPVKPSPGAGHGITGMRERVAMLNGDMTAAATEEGGYEIVAFIPVQPTWDTDEPNGTHTSHEAQAEQGAKA; encoded by the coding sequence GTGACCAAGACCAAGAGCAGAAGCCCCGAGATCAGACTGGCCGCAGGGGCGTTGGGCGGCCTGCGGCAGGACCTTTTCCGCAACGCCTTCGAGTACCGTCCGCTGGAGCGGATGCGGACCGACGGGCCGCTGCTGCGACAGCTGCCGGAGCGGATGCGTGAGCGTGCCGCCTGGACACCCCACGCGCTGGTCGGGGCCGCCGCACTGCTCACGGCCTTCATAGGCCTCGTCTCGGCGGACTCCTTCGGTCTGCGTTCCGTGGTCGAGCTCGTCCTGATCGTGCTGCTCCCTGTGGGCTCCGTACTGATGACGCTGGTCAGGCCGGTCGGCGCGTTCTGGATTTCGATGGCACTCACCCCGTTCGCGGCGGTCGTCAGCGGCAGCTACTGGCCATGGGCGCCGAGCACCTTCCTCTCGCATCTGACGGTGCTGGTCGTGGTCGCGGCCCGGACCCGGCCCCGTACCGCCGCCTGGATGTGGGGCTTCACCGTGGTGTTCGGCGCCGTGCTGGAGAACTTCGGCGGCTGGTACCGCTCCTCGACCACCTCCACCTTCGCCATGGCCTCCGCGTTCGCGCTGCTGGTGGTGGCCGTGGTGCAGATCCGTCGCGACGCGGAGCGCGAGGTCACCGTGCAGCGCACGGTGACCGCCGTCGAACGAGACCGGCGCACACTGCTCGAGGAGCGCACCACCATCGCCCGGGAGCTGCACGACGTGGTCGCCCACCACATGTCGGTCGTCGCGATCCAGGCCGAGGCCGCCCCGTACCGGGTGGAGAATCCGCCGCCCGAGCTGGAGCAGGCCTTCGTCACTATCAGGGAGAACGCTGTCGCCGCCCTCACTGAACTGCGCCGGGTCCTCGGCGTCGTGCGGGCCGAGGACTACCAGGCGCCGGATGCCCCGCAGCCCACCCTCGCCCAGCTCGACGGGCTCCTCGCCAATGTGCGCGAGGCCGGTCTGGAGACGGAGAAGACCGTCACCGGCGCGGTACGTGAACTGCCGCAGGGCGTCGAGCTGTCGGCGTACCGGATCATTCAGGAGGCCCTCAGCAACACGCTGCGGCACGCACCGGGCGCCACTGCCAAGGTGGAGATCGGTTATGTGCTGGGCGGACTCGGTCTGCGCGTCGTCAACGGGGCGCCGACCGGTCCGGTGAAGCCCTCGCCGGGGGCCGGTCACGGGATCACGGGGATGCGGGAGCGGGTCGCGATGCTGAACGGCGACATGACGGCCGCGGCGACGGAGGAGGGCGGTTACGAGATCGTCGCGTTCATCCCCGTCCAACCCACCTGGGACACGGACGAGCCGAACGGGACGCACACGTCGCACGAGGCGCAGGCGGAACAGGGGGCGAAGGCATGA
- a CDS encoding response regulator transcription factor, with the protein MTIPTTPAIRVLIVDDQMMVREGFSVLLNAMPGIEVVGEAVDGRQAVEQVAALRPDVVLMDIRMPELNGIEATREIVAADADAKVLVLTTFDLDEYVYQALRAGASGFLLKDASARQLADGVRVVAAGEALLAPTVTKRLINEFSKLAETPRLPAFARIGDLTERETEVLVLIAQGRSNAEIASHLVVAESTIKTHVSRILVKLGLRDRTQAAVFAYEARLVTPS; encoded by the coding sequence ATGACCATCCCCACCACCCCGGCCATCCGGGTGCTGATCGTCGACGACCAGATGATGGTCCGCGAGGGCTTCTCGGTGCTGCTCAACGCCATGCCGGGGATCGAGGTGGTCGGCGAGGCCGTCGACGGCCGGCAGGCCGTCGAGCAGGTCGCGGCGCTGCGCCCCGACGTGGTGCTGATGGACATCCGGATGCCGGAACTCAACGGAATCGAGGCCACCCGCGAGATCGTCGCCGCCGACGCGGACGCCAAGGTCCTGGTACTGACCACCTTCGACCTCGACGAGTACGTGTACCAGGCGCTGCGCGCCGGGGCGTCCGGCTTCCTCCTCAAGGACGCCTCCGCCCGCCAACTCGCGGACGGGGTACGGGTGGTGGCTGCCGGTGAGGCGTTGCTCGCCCCGACCGTCACCAAGCGGCTGATCAATGAGTTCTCGAAGCTCGCCGAGACCCCGCGCCTGCCCGCCTTCGCCCGGATCGGCGACCTCACGGAGCGCGAGACGGAGGTGCTCGTCCTCATCGCGCAGGGCCGGTCCAACGCCGAGATCGCCTCGCATCTGGTGGTGGCCGAGTCCACCATCAAGACGCATGTGAGCCGCATCCTGGTGAAGCTGGGGCTGCGCGACCGCACGCAGGCGGCGGTCTTCGCGTACGAGGCCCGGCTGGTCACGCCGTCCTGA
- a CDS encoding cytochrome P450 has translation MHPTSRSAADAPFTLFDPWSAAFVADPYPAYAALRAAGRVHYFEPTDQWLVPHHFDVSALLRDRRLGRTYLHRFTHEEFGRTPPPAEHEPFHTLNGQGLLDLEAPDHTRIRRLVSKAFTPRTVEQLVPTVRRLAAGLVDSFVEAGGGDLLTAVAEPLPVAVIAEMLGIPESDRAPLRPWSAAICGMFELNPSDDTARAAVRASLDFSAYLRELIKERRKNPGTDLISALIAAHDEGERLSEQEMISTCVLLLNAGHEATVNTTVNGWWTLLRHPEQLAALRTDHGLLPTAIEELMRYDTPLQMFERWVLDDIEIDGTVIPRGSEVALLFGSANRDPARFPAPDTLDLARRENPHITFGAGIHFCLGAPLARVELAASFGELLRRAPNLRLAAEPEWNPGYVIRGLKELRVEL, from the coding sequence ATGCACCCGACCTCACGTTCCGCGGCCGACGCCCCCTTCACCCTCTTCGACCCCTGGTCCGCGGCGTTCGTCGCCGACCCGTACCCGGCCTACGCCGCGCTGCGAGCAGCCGGCCGGGTGCACTACTTCGAGCCGACCGACCAGTGGCTCGTCCCGCACCACTTTGATGTGTCCGCGCTGCTGCGCGATCGCCGCCTGGGCCGTACGTATCTGCACCGCTTCACCCACGAGGAGTTCGGCCGCACGCCGCCGCCCGCGGAGCACGAGCCCTTCCACACCCTCAACGGCCAGGGGCTCCTCGACCTGGAGGCCCCCGACCACACCCGGATCCGGCGCCTGGTCTCCAAGGCGTTCACTCCGCGTACGGTCGAGCAGCTCGTCCCGACTGTGCGGCGGCTGGCCGCCGGGCTGGTCGACTCGTTCGTCGAGGCGGGCGGCGGCGATCTGCTGACGGCCGTCGCCGAACCGCTGCCCGTGGCCGTCATCGCCGAGATGCTCGGCATCCCTGAGTCCGACCGTGCCCCGCTGCGGCCCTGGTCGGCGGCGATCTGCGGAATGTTTGAACTGAATCCGTCCGACGACACCGCCCGTGCCGCCGTCCGCGCCTCGCTCGACTTCTCCGCGTATCTGCGCGAGCTGATCAAGGAGCGGCGCAAGAACCCCGGTACGGATCTGATCTCCGCGCTCATCGCCGCCCACGACGAGGGGGAGCGGCTGAGCGAGCAGGAGATGATCTCCACCTGTGTGCTGCTGCTCAACGCGGGCCACGAGGCGACCGTCAACACCACGGTGAACGGCTGGTGGACGCTGCTGCGCCACCCCGAGCAGCTGGCCGCCCTGCGCACCGACCACGGGCTGCTGCCGACGGCGATCGAGGAACTGATGCGGTACGACACTCCACTGCAGATGTTCGAGCGCTGGGTCCTCGACGACATCGAGATCGACGGCACAGTCATTCCGCGCGGCTCCGAGGTGGCCCTGCTCTTCGGCTCCGCCAACCGCGACCCGGCCCGCTTCCCGGCCCCGGACACCCTGGACCTGGCCCGCCGGGAGAACCCCCACATCACCTTCGGCGCCGGCATCCACTTCTGCCTGGGTGCCCCGCTGGCCCGGGTCGAACTGGCCGCTTCCTTCGGTGAATTGCTGCGCCGCGCCCCGAACCTGCGACTGGCGGCCGAGCCGGAGTGGAACCCGGGCTATGTGATCAGGGGTCTGAAGGAACTGCGCGTCGAGCTGTGA
- a CDS encoding ABC transporter permease: MTAVTMTAPAGAGRRTGSAAGQLAGTRPLLRLALRRDRIMMPIWVIVLGASFSSVGKSFASLYETAAQRAELAASMNANSSLRALYGPVFNDSVGGLVSWRMVGFGGALAAVMSLIVVIRHTREEEETGRQEMLSSAMVGRRAPLTAALLAALIANAALALMITIGMAGSGGGGAGAVALALAIAGIGMLFACTAAIAAQFTESARLAKGLTAVVIGAAFVLKAAGDSATDDGSSVLTWLSPIGWAENVRAYADERWWVLLVIAAAVAVQAVLAYTLAGRRDVGMSFLATRPGPAQGRISTAFGLALRLQRGSLIGWTLSFAVVGVVFGGLTGGAADLVGDNAKTQEIFERMGGQSGLTDAFLAAMVSMLGMVAALYIIATVLRLHGEETAGRAEPVLAGGVGRIGWAAGHLAIAFGGAALIMAVGGLGLAVGYGHELPAVLGASLVQLPAIWLLGGVAVLLYGALPKAAVASWGVAGICLALGWIGPAIDLPQPVMDVSPFTHLPKLPGGTGMEWGPVLALTAAAVVLVGAGMTALRRRDVLT; this comes from the coding sequence ATGACTGCCGTGACCATGACCGCACCGGCCGGCGCGGGACGCCGGACCGGGTCCGCTGCCGGGCAGCTCGCCGGCACCCGGCCCCTGCTGAGGCTCGCGCTGCGGCGCGACCGGATCATGATGCCGATCTGGGTGATCGTGCTCGGCGCTTCCTTCTCCTCGGTCGGGAAGTCCTTCGCCTCGCTGTACGAAACGGCCGCCCAGCGCGCCGAGCTCGCCGCGTCGATGAACGCCAACAGCTCGCTCCGGGCGCTGTACGGACCGGTCTTCAACGACTCCGTCGGCGGGCTCGTCAGCTGGCGGATGGTCGGCTTCGGCGGAGCGCTGGCAGCCGTGATGAGCCTGATCGTCGTCATCCGGCACACCCGGGAGGAAGAGGAGACCGGCCGTCAGGAGATGCTCTCCTCCGCCATGGTGGGCCGCCGTGCCCCGCTGACCGCCGCACTCCTCGCCGCGCTGATCGCCAACGCCGCGCTGGCGCTGATGATCACGATCGGCATGGCCGGCTCCGGCGGGGGCGGCGCCGGAGCGGTGGCGCTCGCGCTGGCGATCGCCGGGATCGGCATGCTGTTCGCCTGCACCGCCGCGATCGCCGCACAGTTCACCGAGAGCGCACGGCTCGCGAAGGGACTCACGGCGGTGGTGATCGGTGCCGCGTTCGTACTGAAGGCAGCGGGCGACTCGGCGACGGACGACGGCTCGTCCGTACTGACCTGGCTCTCCCCCATCGGCTGGGCGGAGAACGTGCGCGCGTACGCGGACGAGCGCTGGTGGGTGCTGCTTGTCATCGCGGCGGCCGTCGCGGTCCAGGCCGTCCTCGCGTACACCCTGGCGGGGCGGCGCGATGTCGGCATGAGCTTCCTGGCGACCCGGCCCGGGCCCGCGCAGGGGCGGATCTCCACGGCGTTCGGTCTTGCGCTGCGGCTCCAGCGCGGTTCGCTGATCGGGTGGACGCTGTCCTTCGCCGTGGTCGGGGTCGTCTTCGGCGGGCTGACCGGCGGGGCGGCGGATCTCGTCGGCGACAACGCGAAGACGCAGGAGATCTTCGAGCGGATGGGCGGACAGTCCGGGCTGACCGACGCGTTCCTCGCGGCGATGGTCTCGATGCTCGGGATGGTCGCGGCGCTGTACATCATCGCGACGGTGCTGCGGCTGCACGGCGAGGAGACCGCCGGGCGCGCCGAACCGGTGCTGGCGGGCGGGGTGGGCCGAATCGGGTGGGCGGCCGGTCATCTGGCCATCGCCTTCGGCGGCGCCGCCCTGATCATGGCGGTCGGCGGCCTCGGCCTGGCCGTCGGCTACGGCCACGAACTCCCGGCCGTGCTGGGTGCGTCACTGGTGCAGCTTCCGGCGATCTGGCTGCTGGGCGGAGTGGCGGTCCTGCTGTACGGGGCGCTCCCGAAGGCGGCGGTGGCGTCCTGGGGAGTGGCCGGGATCTGCCTGGCGCTGGGGTGGATCGGGCCCGCCATCGATCTGCCGCAGCCGGTGATGGACGTATCACCGTTCACGCATCTGCCGAAGCTGCCGGGGGGCACGGGGATGGAGTGGGGGCCGGTGCTGGCACTCACCGCGGCTGCGGTGGTGCTGGTGGGGGCAGGTATGACGGCGCTGCGGAGACGCGACGTCCTCACGTGA
- a CDS encoding ABC transporter ATP-binding protein, which produces MTKAITVAGLHKSFGRTHALDGLDLTVETGEVHGFLGPNGSGKSTTIRVLLGLLRADSGAAQLLGRDPWNDAVELHRRVAYVPGDVTLWRNLSGGEVIDLYGRLRGGLDRTRRADLVERFELDPTKKGRTYSKGNRQKVALVAAFASDVDLLILDEPTSGLDPLMEEVFQDCVAEERARGRTILLSSHILSEVESLCDRVSIIRQGQTVETGSLADMRHLTRTNISAELAGAPNGLAHLPGVHDLDVQGLRVTLQVDTDKLDAVLKSLSASGVRTLTSTPPTLEELFLRHYATDATGTTDSGEGVGVAAR; this is translated from the coding sequence ATGACGAAGGCAATCACGGTGGCCGGGCTGCACAAGTCGTTCGGTCGGACGCACGCGCTGGATGGCCTCGACCTCACGGTCGAGACCGGTGAGGTCCACGGCTTCCTGGGGCCCAACGGGTCCGGGAAGTCCACCACCATCCGGGTGCTGCTGGGGCTGCTGCGGGCCGATTCCGGCGCCGCCCAGCTGCTCGGCCGCGACCCGTGGAACGACGCGGTCGAGCTCCACCGGCGGGTGGCGTACGTCCCGGGTGACGTCACGCTGTGGCGCAACCTCTCCGGCGGCGAGGTGATCGATCTGTACGGACGACTGCGCGGCGGCCTCGACCGGACCCGGCGCGCCGACCTCGTCGAACGGTTCGAGCTCGACCCGACGAAGAAGGGGCGTACGTACTCCAAGGGAAACCGGCAGAAGGTCGCCCTCGTCGCCGCGTTCGCCTCCGATGTGGATCTGCTGATCCTGGACGAGCCGACGAGCGGTCTCGATCCGCTGATGGAGGAGGTCTTCCAGGACTGCGTCGCCGAGGAGCGTGCGCGCGGGCGGACGATCCTGCTGTCCAGCCACATCCTCAGCGAGGTCGAATCGCTCTGCGACCGGGTCAGCATCATCCGACAGGGGCAGACGGTGGAGACGGGTTCGCTGGCGGACATGCGCCATCTGACCCGTACGAACATCAGCGCCGAGCTGGCCGGCGCCCCCAACGGGCTCGCGCATCTGCCCGGCGTCCATGACCTCGACGTCCAGGGCCTGCGGGTCACGCTCCAGGTCGACACGGACAAGCTGGACGCGGTTCTCAAGTCGCTCTCCGCATCGGGGGTACGGACGCTGACCAGCACCCCGCCCACGCTGGAGGAGCTCTTCCTGCGTCACTACGCGACCGACGCGACGGGCACGACGGACAGCGGCGAGGGTGTGGGGGTGGCGGCGCGATGA
- a CDS encoding GbsR/MarR family transcriptional regulator, producing MTSETEQNVGDGRDAEAVSRFVERFASDMSEAGMQRMASRVFAALLADDDGSMTSAELAMALRISPAAVSGAVNYLTQVGMVGRERDPGSRRDRYRVHDEVWYTTFTQRDRVLTRWESTLKDGARTLGEHTPAGARLAETVAFFEFIQSELGGVMERWREHRKSLDLPVADGRGHA from the coding sequence ATGACCAGCGAAACCGAACAGAACGTGGGCGACGGGCGTGACGCGGAGGCCGTGTCGCGGTTCGTGGAGCGGTTCGCGTCCGACATGAGCGAGGCGGGGATGCAGCGAATGGCGTCCCGCGTCTTCGCCGCGCTCCTCGCGGACGACGACGGCTCGATGACCTCCGCCGAGCTTGCCATGGCCTTGCGGATCAGCCCGGCGGCCGTGTCCGGCGCGGTCAACTACCTCACGCAGGTCGGCATGGTCGGCCGCGAACGCGACCCCGGCTCGCGCCGGGACCGCTACCGCGTGCACGACGAGGTCTGGTACACCACCTTCACTCAGCGCGACCGGGTGCTCACCCGCTGGGAGAGCACCCTCAAGGACGGCGCCCGCACCCTGGGCGAGCACACCCCGGCCGGCGCCCGCCTCGCCGAAACAGTGGCGTTCTTCGAGTTCATCCAGTCCGAGCTGGGCGGCGTGATGGAACGCTGGCGCGAGCACCGCAAGTCGCTCGACCTCCCGGTGGCCGACGGCCGCGGCCACGCCTGA